TTCCCTGGGCCCACCTGCCGGCAACCACAGCCCTGGGGTGTTTAAATCCAGACGGCTTCAAACTCGGACTGGAGTGGGGCGCCAATGTCCTGATGGCCAGCCTGACCCCAGCGGTTTACCGTCAATATTATGAAATCTACCCGCAAAAAGCACAGAGCGATAAGGCGGTCCAAATGAAGCTGCTGGCGTCCCAGCTGAGACGCGATGTAGCCGCCGATCCGGGCCACGGACTGCTTACTTTAAATTTAAATAATAGAAACAGGGAGGTTAAAACATGACGCTTCAGGCAAAAGATTTTATCAATGAAAATGAAATTTGGTCGCTTCTTGAAAACAGCAGGCATCTTCCAACTGAAGAAATAGAGGGGATCATCGAACGGGCTCGCCGGGCCAAGGGACTTGAACCCTGGGAAGTAGCGGCCCTTATCCAGGTCGAAGACGTTAACCTGCTCCAAAAAATGTACACCGCGGCCAAGGAGATCAAAGAGAAGATTTACGGCAAAAGGATGGTACTATTTGCGCCGCTGTATATCAGCAATTATTGCCTAAATGCCTGCGATTACTGTGGTTATAATTGCCACAACAATGACATGTCGCGCCGCAAGCTGACCATGGACGAGATTGCTGAAGAAGTGCGCATTCTCGAAAGAATGGGTCACAAGCGCATTGCGCTGGAAACAGGGGAGCATCCCGTAATCTGCCCTATAGATTATGTGATTGAGGCCATGGAAACCATTTACCGGGTCCAGGATAACAACGGCGCAATTCGCAGGATTAATGTAAACATTGCCGCAACCACGGTGGAAGATTATCGCAAGCTCAAAGCGGCAGGCATCGGCACGTACGTATTATTCCAAGAAACATATCATCACGAAACCTACCAGAAAGTGCACAAACAGGGGCCAAAATCCGATTACCTCTGGCATTTGACGGCCATGGACCGGGCAATGGAGGCCGGGATTGACGACGTAGGTCTTGGGGTTCTGTTTGGACTTTACGATTACCGGTTCGACGTGATGGGATTGATAATGCATGCCCGGCACCTGGAAAGCGTCTTCGGTGTGGGCCCGCATACTATTTCCTTTCCACGGTTGCGGCCGGCGGAAGGCGTTAGCCTGAAAAATTTCCCATACCTTGTTGCTGATCAAGATTTTCGTAAAATTATTGCAGTTTTGCGGCTGGCCGTTCCTTACACCGGAATGATTCTTTCAACCCGCGAGAGGCCTGGATTCCGCGACGAACTGCTGGAACTCGGCATCAGCCAGATAAGTTCGGGCTCCTGCACCGGGGTGGGGGGCTACAAGCTGGAAGCGCAAGGTAAGAAAAGCCAAAATACCGCCCAATTTGTTATCGAAGACGAAAGGACGCCGCAGGAAATGCTCTACAGCCTCTGCCAGAGCGGGTATATTCCCAGCTACTGCACAGCATGCTACCGCAGCGGGCGAACAGGGGATCGCTTCATGGCCCTGGCCAAATCGGGCGAGATCGGCAACGTCTGCCAGCCCAACGCCATCCTGACATTCAAGGAATTCCTCGTAGACTACGCAAGCCCTGAGTTACGGGCTATTGGCGAAAAAACCATTGAGGCGCACTTGAATTTGATCGAAAACAGAACAGTTCGTGACAAAACCGTGGAAAGACTGCAGGCCATCGAGCAAGGCCAGCGCGATCTTTATTTTTGAGGTGAATAAACATGCTAGAAACGCCCAAAGCAAACCGGCTGCATATAGCCATTTTCGGAATGCGAAATGCCGGAAAATCAAGCCTGATCAACGCTTTAACCAATCAACCCATCGCGCTTGTCTCTGACATACCGGGAACTACGACCGATCCTGTTTTCAAGGCCATGGAGATACTTCCTATTGGTCCCTGCATGATCATTGACACGGCGGGAATAGATGACGAAGGGCTGCTTGGAGAACTTAGGATAAAAAAGACGTATGAAGTATTGAACCAGACGGATCTGGCCCTTCTGGTGGTTGATCCCATTCTTGGGATAACCCGATACGTCCATGAACTAAAAAAGGCCCTGGAGGCAAAAAAAATTCCCGTTATCGGGGTGTTCAATAAGGCCGACCTTGCTGGAACTTTGAACGGCCAACTTAAACAAATGGAAAACGAGTTGGGCCTTCCGCTGGTCGAAGTGAGCGTTAAGACCGGCGCGGGAATTGACCGGCTAAAGGAAGAGATAATTCGCCTGGCCCCCTTTGAGTTTGAGAAACCATACATTGTAGGCGATTTGATCAATCCAGGCGATGTGTGCCTGCTGGTGGTACCCATAGACCTGGCAGCCCCCAAGGGAAGGCTGATCCTTCCTCAAGTCCAGACCCTAAGAGACATCCTGGACAGCAATGCCGTGGGGATAGTTGTGAAAGAGACGGAACTTGCTGAAACCTTGAACCAGCTCAATAAAAAGCCGCGACTGGTTATTACCGATTCACAGGCCTTTTCGAAAGTGGCTACGGATACCCCAGACGATGTGTTGATGACATCATTTTCCATTCTCTTTGCCCGCTTCAAGGCTGACTTGGCGGAAATGGTAAGCGGGATAAAGGGAGTAAAAAGGCTTAAATCTGGTGATAGAGTTTTAATTTCGGAAGCCTGCACACACCATGTTCAGGCCGACGACATCGGACGGGTAAAAATCCCGCGCCTGCTTCGCCAGTACGTGGGTGGAGAACTGGACTTTCAATGGTCAAGCGGCACTGGCTACCCGGAAAACCTGGAAACTTTCAAACTTGTTGTTCACTGCGGGGGCTGCATGATCAACCGCCGTCAGATGATATACCGCATCCAGCAAGCTAGGAATAAGGGAATATCAGTAGTAAATTACGGTATCCTGCTGGCCTTTTTACACGGCATTCTGGACAGGGCGCTCAAGCCCTTCGGGTCAGCTTACAAGGTCTTTAAAGAAGAGTGTGTATAAACCGAGCTTTACAAAAGCGAACAATTGTTCTATTATTATGATGAAAGGTTTGACGCACAAAAGGGAGGTAAAAATGCGAACCGGTATCGCCAGTATTCCCCTTCATGGGGGACACTGCCCGCCCTGGCTTTTTGAAAAGATGAAGAAGCTGGGAACGGCCATAATCCAGGTAATCGTTTATGAATACGGGACAGCAGAGGTGCTGACCAGGTTGTCTGACCCTGTCTGGTTTCAGACCCTGGGCTCCGTACTCGGCTTTGACTGGCATTCTTCCGGTTTGACCACTGTACTCTGCGGGGCTTTAAAAGAAGGAGTCGTTGAAATGCAAGGAGAACTGGGCCTCTTTTTTGCCGGAGGAAAGGGGAGAACCTCGCGCCAGACCCCGCAGGAAATCGCGGAAGCAGGAGAAAAATACGGGCTGCCCGGTAGTTACGAGGTGCTCCAGCGGGCAAGCCGTATGGTGGCTAAAGTAGACTCTGCCGCCGTACAGGACGGCTACCAGTTGTATCACCATTTCTTCGCTTTCGATAAAAACGGAAGATGGGCCGTCGTCCAGCAGGGCATGAATGAAGCCAATCGCTATGCGCGCAGGTATCACTGGTTGAGCGATAATGTAAAGAGCTTCGTCGAAGAACCACACACCGGTATTTGCGGAACTCGGGAAAAAGAGGTGTTGAATCTCGTTTCCCAGGAAAATAGTAAGTTAAGAACAGCATCGGTCGAACTATGCAGCGAGAAACCGGAAAAGTTGATAAAATTAATAATGCCCGCGGGGCATGACATTCCTCGCCAGGCTTACTTGAATAAAATTTTATACAAGCTGTATGAAAGGCCGCCACAATATTACGAAACCCTGCTGGAGACACCCGGCGTTGGAGCCAGCACTTTAAGGGCTCTGGTCATGGTAGCAGAGGCAACTCACGGTGTCAAACCTTCCTATCAAGACCCTGTCCGCTATGCATTTGCCCACGGCGGGAAAGACGGGTTCCCTTTCCCCGTCCAGCGTAAAGATTACGAGTATTCAATTGAAGTATTAGAAAAAGCCGTCCAGAAAGCTAAAATGGGCTGCAGCGATAGGCTCGCCGCCTTAAGAAGGTTAGCTTACTTTCAACAAAATGCTTGAACGAAAATTATAGTTTTTAAATACTTATATTAAGGATGTGGAAGCACTTGCACGAGAAAATAAAACTTTTTATTATTGTTGTTTTGATCCTGGTTATTTTGTTCATATTCCCCATTTTTTTGAGCGGTATTGAAAATTATGCCCTGAATTTTGCAATTAGAAGCCTGTTAATTCTCATTGTCGTTTACCTCATTCTTATTATGTTGAAATATTTAAGAAAATAGAACTGATTCAAGGAATCCTGTTTTCGCAAGGAACTGCCGTCTGGCATTTTCCGCAACCGTAACGCGGTGCGAATCTTGCCCCTGCGTCCTCGTGGGCAAATTGGGCGCAGGGGGGGTTTTCTTTTCCTTTTTCCATGGATATTGCCTCAACAGGGCAGCGGGAAATACAAACCCCGCATTTCTTGCAGTATTCGTAGATGTCTTTATAAGGACGCGGAGTTGGTTCGAGTTTCAAGCTGGTTATCACGCTCCCATACCTGCCGGCGCATCCTTTTTTGGAAATAAGCGACCGGGTCAGACTAAATGTTCCAAGACCGGCTACAAATGCCGCATGACGTTCTGACCAGTTGCTGCTGTAGCCGCCTACCCTTTTAAAGCGAGGATCGAGGACGGGAGCCACGGCTTTACCCCCGGCCTTTTTAATTTCTTCGCATATAAACCTACGTAAAGCCTCGTTGCAGCTCTCGCCCTCAACACGTCCATAAACCCACTCCAGAGCTGGATACCCTTTACCATAATTGGCCTTGCGTACTGCAGGCGAAAAAGGGAGAAAATAACATATTACCGTGCGCGCCTCAGGAAGCCATTCTTGAGGGGTAAGGTGGTGGGGACCTATTACCTCAGGTTCCTTCAATTTTATGAATAGTGGATCATCTGCCGACGCTGCAGCAAAAATAGGCGCATCCCAAATGACCATATTCCGCAATTCTTTAACAATGTTCAACGGGCTAGAGGCAATGAATTGTTCAGATATCTTCGAAACATGGATTAAATCAAACATGTTATTACCCTCCAGTAATAAATTGTTTATTAATATAACAATTTAATAATATTCTTGCAGAAACAAAAAAATCCTTCTTCTAAATCTGGCGAAGGAAGGGGAAGCTGAAAATATCTGTTTAATATATAAATATTAAACGGATTAATTATTTTGCCGCCCTATGAAATAAAAACAAGAAGCGTGTCGAAACCGCTTGCTTATACAAAAACACGCCTAACCCGTTATTTTTATTAAAATTATTTATTGAATAATAAGAAGAAGCAGGCCAGGCCGGTAAAAAATACGTAAAAAACCATCAGGATAAGCCAACCTCCTAAGCCGGAGCATTTATAATCTCTCAATACTTTACGGCTGGGGGAGGGAGGAGCGGACTTTAATAGTGAACCAAAATGTTCATCCACTGTACTATCTTCATTGCTTTCTTCTGTCTTTACTGAACCGTTGGCCAATTGATTTTCTCTTATTTTTTTAAAACTCGAATTAGTAATTAACAAAGCATTCCAAACAAGGTTATCACCGGTCAACCGCTCAGAATAATATATTCTTGAACATTCCAGGGCTGCCTTATAGATGGCATTGCGGTATATCTCGTTACCTTCTCGCTTTTTTACCAGGTATTTCAGCAAAATCAACACCGAACTTATGGCGTAATACTCTATCCCTTTTCCGAAAACGTCAAAAACTTCCGGCTTCAGCTCGAAAATAATATCTTGACCATACGTTAAATTGGCAAAAATAATTTCCTCTCCTGGTGAACCCTGGTACTCCATAAGCTTCGCCACGTTAGGATAATCGTTATTCGTTAGAAGGGGAAGAGGTTTGAAGGCCCCGGACAAAATAGCCGCCAGCGAATTGGCGCCTTCATAATCTCTGCCTAAATTCCACATCACCCGCAGGGTAAAAAAGCAAAAAAGGAGGATCTCGCCAAACATTTCATCGCTGTCATACTGGTTGTATTTTAATATAACAGAAGCGGCGTCTGGCCGGTGGTAATGAATTTCCAAATTCAAGACCTTGTCCAAAGAAGCCACGTCTCCTTGAAGAAGAGATTTGTTTCCTAAATATTATTTTAACTAGACTTTTTTAATGACGCAAACGAAAATATCTGAAGATTACAGAGTAGTTTTTATACCCAGACCCGAACCTGTATTTTTGACATTGCTCCAACCTATTGTAACAGGTGGTTCTGTGGTTCTATCGTAGGTGTTTTAGAGGCTGCCTGTCCTAATTATTAATTAAATTAGGGACCTAAACTTCAAAAAACAGCATATATGATTTATAATATTTATTAGTAAAATCTAATGACAGAATTTTTGTCGTTATACTATATTTTTGAATCTGAACAAAAAGAGGCGATGGATAATGGAAAAAAACAAATCGTATGTTGCCCACGCTGCGACCGACGTTTATGATCAGGATGGATGCCTGCTTTTGGCTAAAGGAAAACCGGTAACTGAAAGTTTGTTAAAATTGTTAGCAAAAAGGAATATTGATATAAAAATGATTATTTCTGAAGAGACCGAAGGAAAAAATAATAACGAGAAAAACCTGGAAAAGACGTTGAATGAAAATGTACAAGAATTTTTATTAAAAATAAAGGGTATAGATCAGTTTTTTTATAAAAAGGTACCAGAACTAATCGAAAAAATAATGATTAACATCAGGGAAAATCATTATTTTAATATATTACTAAATATTTTATGTGATAGGATTAAATGGGTTTATTCTCATTCA
This genomic interval from Peptococcaceae bacterium contains the following:
- the hydG gene encoding [FeFe] hydrogenase H-cluster radical SAM maturase HydG, producing the protein MTLQAKDFINENEIWSLLENSRHLPTEEIEGIIERARRAKGLEPWEVAALIQVEDVNLLQKMYTAAKEIKEKIYGKRMVLFAPLYISNYCLNACDYCGYNCHNNDMSRRKLTMDEIAEEVRILERMGHKRIALETGEHPVICPIDYVIEAMETIYRVQDNNGAIRRINVNIAATTVEDYRKLKAAGIGTYVLFQETYHHETYQKVHKQGPKSDYLWHLTAMDRAMEAGIDDVGLGVLFGLYDYRFDVMGLIMHARHLESVFGVGPHTISFPRLRPAEGVSLKNFPYLVADQDFRKIIAVLRLAVPYTGMILSTRERPGFRDELLELGISQISSGSCTGVGGYKLEAQGKKSQNTAQFVIEDERTPQEMLYSLCQSGYIPSYCTACYRSGRTGDRFMALAKSGEIGNVCQPNAILTFKEFLVDYASPELRAIGEKTIEAHLNLIENRTVRDKTVERLQAIEQGQRDLYF
- the hydF gene encoding [FeFe] hydrogenase H-cluster maturation GTPase HydF, yielding MLETPKANRLHIAIFGMRNAGKSSLINALTNQPIALVSDIPGTTTDPVFKAMEILPIGPCMIIDTAGIDDEGLLGELRIKKTYEVLNQTDLALLVVDPILGITRYVHELKKALEAKKIPVIGVFNKADLAGTLNGQLKQMENELGLPLVEVSVKTGAGIDRLKEEIIRLAPFEFEKPYIVGDLINPGDVCLLVVPIDLAAPKGRLILPQVQTLRDILDSNAVGIVVKETELAETLNQLNKKPRLVITDSQAFSKVATDTPDDVLMTSFSILFARFKADLAEMVSGIKGVKRLKSGDRVLISEACTHHVQADDIGRVKIPRLLRQYVGGELDFQWSSGTGYPENLETFKLVVHCGGCMINRRQMIYRIQQARNKGISVVNYGILLAFLHGILDRALKPFGSAYKVFKEECV
- a CDS encoding DUF763 domain-containing protein codes for the protein MRTGIASIPLHGGHCPPWLFEKMKKLGTAIIQVIVYEYGTAEVLTRLSDPVWFQTLGSVLGFDWHSSGLTTVLCGALKEGVVEMQGELGLFFAGGKGRTSRQTPQEIAEAGEKYGLPGSYEVLQRASRMVAKVDSAAVQDGYQLYHHFFAFDKNGRWAVVQQGMNEANRYARRYHWLSDNVKSFVEEPHTGICGTREKEVLNLVSQENSKLRTASVELCSEKPEKLIKLIMPAGHDIPRQAYLNKILYKLYERPPQYYETLLETPGVGASTLRALVMVAEATHGVKPSYQDPVRYAFAHGGKDGFPFPVQRKDYEYSIEVLEKAVQKAKMGCSDRLAALRRLAYFQQNA
- a CDS encoding 4Fe-4S binding protein, whose protein sequence is MFDLIHVSKISEQFIASSPLNIVKELRNMVIWDAPIFAAASADDPLFIKLKEPEVIGPHHLTPQEWLPEARTVICYFLPFSPAVRKANYGKGYPALEWVYGRVEGESCNEALRRFICEEIKKAGGKAVAPVLDPRFKRVGGYSSNWSERHAAFVAGLGTFSLTRSLISKKGCAGRYGSVITSLKLEPTPRPYKDIYEYCKKCGVCISRCPVEAISMEKGKENPPCAQFAHEDAGARFAPRYGCGKCQTAVPCENRIP
- a CDS encoding HD domain-containing protein, whose translation is MEKNKSYVAHAATDVYDQDGCLLLAKGKPVTESLLKLLAKRNIDIKMIISEETEGKNNNEKNLEKTLNENVQEFLLKIKGIDQFFYKKVPELIEKIMINIRENHYFNILLNILCDRIKWVYSHSINVSLLSSFIGYKLCLSENDVEKIAIGSLFHDIGQILIPSEILNKSSALTKNECEIIKMHPHLGFD